A DNA window from Alligator mississippiensis isolate rAllMis1 chromosome 11, rAllMis1, whole genome shotgun sequence contains the following coding sequences:
- the LOC132243920 gene encoding olfactory receptor 226-like: MGKRNHSSHSHTEFIIMGFPGPLEHQVLLFVLFLFIYLVILMENVLLIMAIRFNYHLHTPMYFFLGSLSLLEILYVSVTIPKLLSNLLLGDKAISLWGCMLQLFFFLSLGSSECFLLAAMAYDRYLAICHPLQYSGLMNPRVCVVLILASWLSGFLASFPSVVMISKLNFCGSNTIGHFFCDISPILKLSCTDTSIVEILDFMAALSVLMPSLLVTGNSYICVFTTVAKIPSAAGKQKAFSTCASHLVAVSMFYATTIFMYVRPRAIGTFDLNKLVSVVYTVLSPLLNPIIYSLRNREVRETLRRALNNKATSSIFCIKV, from the coding sequence ATGGGAAAGAGGAACCACTCCTCTCACTCCCACACAGAATTCATCATCATGGGCTTCCCAGGACCCCTGGAGCACCAGGTGCTGCTCTTTGTGCTGTTCCTGTTCATATATTTGGTTATTCTGATGGAGAATGTGCTCTTGATAATGGCCATCAGGTTCAACTACCATTTACACACCCcaatgtacttcttcctgggcaGCCTCTCCCTCTTAGAAATCCTCTATGTGTCAGTGACAATTCCCAAGTTGCTCTCCAACCTCTTGCTGGGGGACAAGGCCATTTCTCTCTGGGGCTGCATGcttcagctattttttttcttgtctcttGGTTCTTCTGAGTGCTTTCTCCTGGCTGCCATGGCCTACGACCGCTATTTAGCCATCTGCCACCCTCTACAATATTCAGGCCTTATGAATCCCAGAGTCTGTGTGGTTCTTATTCTGGCTTCCTGGCTTAGTGGCTTCCTGGCTTCATTCCCATCTGTTGTGATGATTTCCAAGCTGAATTTCTGTGGTTCTAACACCATAGGACATTTCTTCTGTGACATCTCACCAATTTTGAAGCTGTCATGCACAGACACCTCCATCGTTGAGATATTAGACTTCATGGCAGCTCTGTCTGTCCTTATGCCATCCCTGCTGGTGACTGGAAACTCCTATATCTGTGTCTTCACCACAGTGGCCAAGATCCCATCTGCTGCTGGGAAGCAGAAAGCATTTTCTACCTGTGCTTCCCACTTAGTGGCTGTCTCCATGTTCTATGCCACCACCATATTCATGTATGTCCGGCCCAGGGCCATTGGCACCTTTGACCTCAACAAACTGGTGTCCGTAGTCTACACAGTACTGTCTCCATTGCTAAATCCCATTATCTACAGTTTGAGGAACAGGGAAGTAAGGGAGACCCTGAGAAGAGCATTAAATAACAAAGCTACCTCCTCAATCTTTTGTATTAAAGTTTGA